A stretch of the Saprospiraceae bacterium genome encodes the following:
- a CDS encoding PD40 domain-containing protein yields MNVKSSLTCSFLAIYCLLSAQESRLLRFPTIFNDQVAFSYAGDLYTVSANGGTARKLTNHPGQEIFARYAPDGKHIAFTGQYDGNSEIYIMPANGGEPKRLTYTATLNRDDVSDRMGPNNLCMTWKDNESIVYRGRWRDFNDWKGQLYLCNIKGGLSEQLPLDHGGFCSYNADKSKMAYNYVFREFRTWKRYRGGQADDIRIFDFQTKQSTKISDNNAQDIIPMWVGSKIYYLSDRDARMNLFCYDINTRQTKKITDFKDFDCKFPSSNGNWIVFENGGYIYKLNASTDKYEKISISLQEDFASGRTKYVNAKDYIENWDIGPDGNRAVFCARGDVFTIPAKNGAVRNMTKSSGAHDRDAAWSPNGKYIAYISDASGEDEIYLLQADGTLPAVQLTKNGDNYKYGIRWSPDSKMILYSDRKQRLYSVDVMSKDVIQIQANDYFEIRDYNWSPDSKFVCYTNPEGKNNSTIHIFSMAEKKNYAVTENWFQSYGPVFSPDGKYLFFVSERSFNPSYNNVEWNYAYFDLAKIYCIPLRKELKNPFEPKSDEVMVKDTANKKEDAKSSKSDTAKKDANANKIDFDGITERVVEIPGSPGNYFGLETGNDKLYYFRASQRDKMKWFVYDLNSQKETELGTDVNGYSFAADGKKVMVAANRNFYIIDIPSAKPNLENPLNLDDMKLWVDRSAEWNQIYNECWRQMRDFVYDPNLHGVDWKKLKTNYAQLLPYVNNRTDLTYVIGELIGELNLGHSYVGGGDYPKADRIPMGLLGAEVIKDPSGYIKVVKILKGENWDKNNRSPLTEIGVNVKEGDFILAVDGNSTKNVSDFYQLLVGTAGKQVRLKVNSKASETGSRDVTVIPIADEQKLYYYSWVQKNIAKVTAATNGRVGYLHIPNMGSEGLNEFVKYYYAQLNKEALIVDDRGNGGGNVSPHIIERLRREPVQVTVSRNGKPSFEPAEQIIGPKIALIDEYSASDGDIFAYRFRKHKLGTIIGKRSWGGVVGIRGSLPIVDGGFLNRPEFSRYNVEGTQWEIEGHGVDPDIVVENDPYKAFIGEDQQLDKAIELIKEQMKGKSYLEPAPPAYPKK; encoded by the coding sequence ATGAATGTAAAAAGTAGTTTAACCTGCTCATTTTTAGCAATTTATTGTTTGCTTTCGGCTCAGGAAAGTCGTCTGTTGCGCTTTCCAACCATCTTTAACGATCAGGTTGCCTTTAGTTATGCAGGCGATTTGTACACCGTTTCTGCCAATGGCGGTACTGCCCGGAAATTGACCAATCACCCGGGTCAGGAAATTTTTGCACGCTATGCTCCGGATGGCAAGCACATCGCTTTCACCGGCCAATACGATGGCAATTCTGAAATTTATATCATGCCTGCCAATGGAGGTGAGCCCAAACGATTGACCTATACCGCAACCCTTAACCGCGACGATGTATCCGACCGGATGGGTCCAAATAATTTGTGTATGACCTGGAAAGACAATGAATCCATTGTTTACCGGGGTCGTTGGCGCGATTTTAATGACTGGAAAGGTCAATTGTATCTCTGCAATATCAAAGGCGGACTTTCAGAACAATTGCCACTGGATCACGGTGGATTTTGTTCGTACAATGCAGATAAATCAAAAATGGCTTACAACTATGTATTTCGTGAATTTCGTACCTGGAAACGTTACCGCGGTGGTCAGGCAGATGACATTCGCATTTTTGATTTTCAAACCAAACAAAGCACAAAAATATCCGACAACAATGCACAGGATATTATCCCGATGTGGGTGGGTTCTAAAATTTATTACCTCTCAGATCGCGATGCACGGATGAATTTATTTTGCTATGATATCAATACCAGGCAAACAAAAAAAATAACAGACTTTAAAGACTTTGATTGCAAATTTCCATCATCCAATGGAAACTGGATAGTTTTTGAAAATGGAGGTTACATTTATAAATTAAATGCAAGTACAGATAAATATGAAAAAATAAGCATCAGCTTGCAGGAAGATTTTGCATCCGGAAGAACCAAATACGTCAATGCAAAAGATTACATCGAAAATTGGGATATCGGTCCGGATGGAAATCGGGCTGTGTTCTGTGCTCGCGGGGATGTATTTACTATACCTGCGAAAAATGGTGCCGTGCGCAATATGACCAAATCTTCAGGCGCTCACGATCGCGATGCGGCCTGGTCCCCCAACGGAAAATACATTGCATACATCAGTGATGCATCCGGTGAGGATGAAATTTATCTGTTACAAGCCGATGGGACATTACCTGCTGTTCAACTTACAAAAAACGGTGACAATTATAAATATGGCATTCGGTGGTCCCCTGACAGCAAAATGATTTTGTACAGTGATCGCAAACAACGTTTGTACAGTGTAGATGTAATGAGTAAAGATGTTATTCAAATTCAAGCCAACGACTATTTTGAAATCCGTGATTACAATTGGTCCCCTGACAGCAAATTTGTTTGCTACACCAATCCGGAAGGAAAAAATAATTCAACCATTCATATTTTTTCTATGGCTGAGAAAAAGAATTATGCAGTCACAGAAAATTGGTTTCAATCGTATGGACCGGTATTTAGTCCGGATGGAAAATACTTATTTTTTGTATCAGAACGCAGCTTCAATCCAAGTTATAATAATGTGGAATGGAATTACGCCTATTTTGATTTGGCAAAAATCTATTGCATTCCTCTTCGCAAAGAATTAAAGAATCCATTCGAACCCAAATCGGATGAAGTCATGGTAAAAGATACAGCCAATAAAAAGGAAGATGCAAAATCAAGCAAATCAGATACAGCGAAAAAAGATGCAAATGCAAATAAAATAGATTTTGATGGCATCACAGAACGAGTCGTAGAAATTCCTGGAAGTCCTGGAAATTATTTTGGATTGGAAACGGGAAATGATAAACTCTATTATTTCCGTGCTTCACAGCGTGATAAAATGAAGTGGTTTGTTTATGATTTGAATTCTCAAAAAGAAACCGAATTGGGTACCGATGTCAATGGCTATTCATTTGCAGCGGATGGTAAAAAAGTTATGGTTGCAGCAAACAGGAATTTTTATATCATAGATATCCCATCTGCAAAACCCAATCTCGAAAATCCTTTAAATCTGGATGATATGAAATTATGGGTAGACCGCAGCGCAGAGTGGAACCAGATTTACAATGAATGCTGGAGGCAAATGCGGGATTTTGTATATGATCCAAACCTTCATGGAGTCGATTGGAAAAAATTAAAAACCAACTATGCTCAGTTGTTGCCTTATGTAAACAATCGTACCGATCTGACCTATGTAATCGGCGAATTGATTGGTGAATTAAATCTGGGTCACTCCTACGTGGGAGGTGGTGATTATCCAAAAGCAGATCGTATCCCCATGGGATTATTAGGGGCAGAAGTTATCAAAGATCCATCGGGTTATATTAAAGTTGTAAAAATATTGAAAGGCGAAAACTGGGATAAGAATAACCGTTCTCCATTAACCGAAATCGGTGTAAATGTTAAGGAAGGTGATTTTATTTTAGCAGTAGATGGAAATTCAACTAAGAATGTTTCAGATTTTTATCAGTTGTTAGTTGGTACAGCAGGAAAGCAAGTTCGGCTAAAAGTAAATTCAAAAGCAAGTGAAACGGGTTCACGGGATGTTACCGTGATTCCAATTGCAGACGAGCAAAAATTATATTATTACAGCTGGGTACAAAAAAATATTGCAAAAGTTACAGCTGCTACCAATGGCCGTGTGGGTTATTTGCACATACCCAATATGGGATCAGAAGGATTGAATGAATTTGTAAAATACTATTACGCACAATTAAATAAAGAAGCATTAATTGTAGATGATCGTGGCAATGGTGGAGGAAATGTATCTCCACATATTATCGAACGTTTACGCAGGGAACCGGTACAAGTAACCGTAAGCCGAAATGGCAAACCAAGTTTTGAACCTGCCGAACAAATCATCGGTCCAAAAATTGCTTTAATTGACGAGTATTCTGCAAGCGATGGAGACATTTTTGCGTATCGTTTCAGAAAACATAAATTAGGGACTATAATTGGAAAAAGAAGCTGGGGTGGTGTTGTTGGGATCCGTGGAAGTTTGCCCATCGTAGATGGCGGATTTCTAAATCGTCCGGAATTTTCAAGATACAATGTGGAAGGCACCCAATGGGAAATAGAAGGACATGGTGTTGATCCGGATATAGTTGTTGAAAATGATCCCTACAAAGCATTTATTGGCGAAGATCAACAACTGGATAAAGCCATCGAACTGATTAAAGAACAAATGAAAGGTAAATCGTATCTGGAGCCCGCACCTCCGGCATATCCGAAGAAATAG